The Polymorphobacter megasporae genome window below encodes:
- a CDS encoding UDP-N-acetylmuramoyl-L-alanyl-D-glutamate--2,6-diaminopimelate ligase yields the protein MNLGDLAEVDQAHRALPVTGFALDHRKVAPGTVFGAFPGSTVNGEDYIAAAIANGAVAVVARAGARVDGVPHLSADEPRRLFAAMAAKFFAPFPQVAVAVTGTNGKTSTVELTRQLWRLAGQHAASIGTLGVTTADDQVSTGLTTPDVVTFLANMGGLAREGLTHVAFEASSHGLAQYRTEGLHVGAAAFTNLSRDHLDYHGDMESYFAAKLRLFSEVLDPAGVPVVWCDADTTWSRRVVAAAHKRAQVPHTVGPTGDTIRLAGRTPSRLGQTLDLVVAGKTYRVELPLIGAYQAANALVAAGLVIATGGDVAGTLANLARVQPVRGRLERAVIAKSGAPVYVDYAHTPDGLRAAIEALRPHTDGRLRLVFGAGGDRDTGKRPLMGAVAVDLADDVIVTDDNPRTEDPAAIRAAITAAAPGATEIGDRRAAIAAAIRASGPGDVVLIAGKGHEQGQIVGDRVLPFDDVVVAREVAEQIAHEAAA from the coding sequence ATGAACTTAGGCGACCTTGCCGAGGTCGATCAGGCGCATCGGGCGCTGCCGGTGACGGGGTTCGCGCTCGATCATCGCAAGGTCGCGCCGGGGACGGTGTTCGGCGCATTCCCCGGTAGCACGGTCAACGGTGAGGACTATATCGCCGCGGCGATCGCCAACGGCGCGGTTGCGGTCGTCGCCCGGGCCGGAGCGCGGGTTGACGGGGTGCCGCATCTGTCGGCGGACGAGCCGCGGCGGCTGTTCGCGGCGATGGCGGCCAAGTTCTTCGCGCCTTTCCCGCAGGTTGCTGTCGCGGTCACCGGGACGAACGGCAAGACCTCGACGGTCGAACTGACGCGGCAGCTTTGGCGGCTGGCGGGTCAACACGCCGCGAGCATCGGGACGCTCGGCGTGACGACCGCCGACGATCAGGTCTCGACCGGGCTGACGACCCCCGACGTCGTCACCTTTCTCGCCAACATGGGCGGATTGGCGCGCGAGGGGCTGACGCATGTCGCCTTCGAGGCGTCGAGTCATGGGCTGGCGCAGTACCGCACCGAGGGGCTTCATGTTGGCGCTGCTGCCTTCACCAACCTCAGCCGCGACCACCTCGATTACCACGGTGACATGGAGTCGTATTTCGCTGCGAAGCTCCGGCTGTTCAGCGAAGTCCTTGATCCCGCAGGCGTTCCTGTCGTGTGGTGCGACGCCGACACGACGTGGAGCCGCCGCGTCGTCGCCGCCGCGCACAAGCGCGCACAAGTGCCGCACACCGTCGGCCCCACTGGCGATACCATCCGGCTCGCCGGGCGCACACCTTCCAGGCTCGGCCAGACGCTCGATCTCGTCGTCGCCGGCAAGACTTACCGCGTCGAGCTGCCGCTGATCGGCGCGTATCAGGCGGCGAACGCGCTCGTCGCGGCGGGGCTGGTGATCGCCACCGGCGGCGACGTCGCGGGCACGCTCGCCAATCTTGCCCGGGTCCAGCCGGTGCGCGGACGCCTCGAACGCGCGGTGATCGCGAAGTCGGGCGCGCCGGTCTACGTCGACTACGCCCACACCCCCGACGGCCTCCGTGCCGCGATCGAGGCGCTGCGCCCGCATACCGATGGCCGTCTGCGGCTGGTGTTCGGCGCGGGCGGCGACCGCGATACCGGCAAGCGTCCGCTGATGGGCGCGGTCGCGGTCGACCTCGCCGATGACGTCATCGTCACCGACGATAATCCACGGACCGAGGACCCGGCAGCGATCCGCGCGGCAATCACGGCCGCGGCGCCGGGAGCAACCGAGATCGGCGACCGCCGCGCCGCGATCGCCGCCGCGATCCGCGCGAGCGGTCCGGGCGACGTCGTCCTGATCGCGGGCAAGGGCCACGAACAAGGTCAGATCGTCGGCGACCGCGTCCTGCCGTTCGACGATGTCGTCGTCGCGCGCGAGGTCGCCGAGCAGATCGCGCACGAGGCTGCGGCGTGA
- a CDS encoding UDP-N-acetylmuramoyl-tripeptide--D-alanyl-D-alanine ligase, producing the protein MTPLWTSDAIATATGGLASGAFAVDGVTFDSREVGPRDLFVALSGEATDGHRFVDQAVQRGASGFLVSESIDAPNVQVVDTMAGLTALAVAARARTSAKIIGVTGSVGKTGVKEAIRLALTRAMPDRVHASVKSYNNHTGVPLSLARMPADTRAGVFEMGMNHAGELAALTRLVRPHIAVVTAIASAHREFFASEEAIADAKGEIFAGLEPGGVAIVPFDSPHRDRLIGHARDHAARIVTFGLGEGADVRATAFTHHPDCTTATATIGEHRLMFRIGMAGAHWLSNALAVLAAVDAAGGDLALAGLALAELTELPGRGARFAVLRDEGTATVIDESYNANPASMAAALGVLGGVKPAGQGRRIAVLGEMRELGDGSDGFHAGLAAAVEAAGVDRAILVGDAMAALADALPRRITTTRAADATDAFAILDKALAANDVVLIKGSNSVGLGSLVARLRKAAA; encoded by the coding sequence GTGACCCCGCTATGGACCTCCGACGCCATTGCGACCGCGACCGGCGGGCTCGCCTCGGGCGCGTTCGCCGTCGACGGCGTCACCTTCGACTCGCGTGAAGTCGGCCCGCGCGACTTGTTCGTCGCGCTTTCGGGTGAGGCGACCGACGGCCATCGCTTCGTCGATCAGGCGGTCCAGCGCGGTGCGAGCGGCTTCCTCGTCAGCGAGTCGATCGACGCCCCCAACGTCCAGGTCGTCGATACGATGGCCGGCCTCACGGCGCTCGCCGTCGCCGCCCGCGCGCGGACCAGTGCAAAGATCATCGGCGTCACCGGCAGCGTCGGCAAGACCGGGGTCAAGGAGGCGATCCGCCTCGCGCTGACCCGGGCGATGCCCGACCGCGTCCACGCCTCGGTCAAGTCGTACAACAACCATACCGGCGTGCCGCTCAGCCTCGCGCGGATGCCCGCCGACACCCGCGCCGGGGTGTTCGAGATGGGGATGAACCATGCGGGCGAACTCGCCGCGCTGACCCGCCTCGTCCGCCCGCACATCGCCGTCGTCACCGCGATCGCCAGCGCCCACCGCGAATTCTTCGCCAGCGAGGAGGCGATCGCCGATGCCAAGGGCGAGATCTTCGCCGGGCTCGAACCCGGCGGCGTCGCCATCGTCCCGTTCGATTCCCCCCACCGCGACCGCCTGATCGGCCATGCCCGCGACCATGCCGCGCGCATCGTCACCTTCGGGTTGGGGGAGGGGGCCGACGTCCGCGCCACCGCCTTCACGCACCACCCCGATTGCACGACCGCGACCGCGACGATCGGCGAGCATCGCCTGATGTTCCGCATCGGCATGGCCGGGGCGCATTGGCTGTCGAACGCGCTCGCGGTCCTTGCTGCGGTCGACGCGGCGGGGGGCGATCTCGCGCTTGCCGGTCTCGCGCTCGCCGAACTGACCGAGCTGCCGGGGCGCGGCGCGCGCTTTGCGGTGCTGCGCGACGAGGGCACGGCGACGGTGATCGACGAAAGCTACAACGCCAACCCAGCGTCGATGGCGGCGGCGCTCGGCGTCCTCGGCGGGGTCAAGCCGGCGGGGCAGGGGCGGCGGATCGCGGTGCTCGGCGAGATGCGCGAACTCGGCGACGGGTCGGACGGCTTCCACGCCGGGCTCGCGGCGGCGGTCGAGGCGGCGGGAGTCGACCGCGCAATCCTCGTCGGCGACGCGATGGCGGCACTCGCCGACGCCCTGCCGCGCCGAATTACGACCACCCGCGCCGCCGACGCGACGGATGCCTTCGCGATCCTCGATAAGGCCCTTGCGGCAAACGACGTGGTGCTGATCAAGGGGTCGAACAGCGTCGGCCTCGGTTCACTCGTCGCGCGTTTGCGAAAGGCGGCGGCATGA
- the rsmH gene encoding 16S rRNA (cytosine(1402)-N(4))-methyltransferase RsmH has protein sequence MSHVPVLLEEVMAALALTDSDVYVDATFGAGGYSRAALDCGVGHIWGFDRDRTAIAANPLDDPRLILIEGRFSAMDSELAARGVDGVDAVAMDIGVSSMMLDQPERGFSFMADGPLDMRMGSDGPTAADFINTAGEAEIADVLFKLGDEPKARRIARAIVNDRPFERTSQLAGLVRSVCGALKTGKDPATRTFQALRMYVNDELGELDAGLRAAERLLRPGGRLAVVSFHSLEDRAVKLFLRNRSGSAPAGSRHLPMADAGPAPTFMAPAKPVRPSDEENNRNPRARSATLRAAVRTAAPAWRAA, from the coding sequence ATGAGCCACGTTCCCGTCCTGCTCGAAGAAGTCATGGCAGCGCTCGCGCTGACCGACAGCGATGTCTACGTCGACGCGACTTTCGGGGCGGGCGGATATTCGCGCGCTGCACTCGACTGCGGTGTCGGGCATATCTGGGGGTTCGATCGCGACCGCACCGCGATCGCCGCCAACCCGCTCGACGATCCGCGCCTCATCCTCATCGAGGGCCGGTTTTCGGCGATGGATAGCGAACTTGCGGCGCGCGGCGTCGACGGCGTTGACGCGGTGGCGATGGACATCGGCGTGTCTTCGATGATGCTCGACCAGCCCGAGCGCGGCTTTTCGTTCATGGCCGATGGGCCGCTCGATATGCGGATGGGCAGCGACGGGCCGACCGCTGCCGACTTCATCAACACTGCAGGCGAGGCCGAAATCGCCGACGTCCTGTTCAAGCTCGGCGACGAGCCCAAGGCGCGCCGAATCGCGCGCGCGATTGTCAACGACCGCCCGTTCGAGCGGACGTCGCAGCTCGCCGGGCTCGTTCGCAGCGTTTGTGGCGCGTTAAAGACCGGCAAGGACCCCGCGACGCGGACGTTCCAGGCGCTGCGGATGTACGTCAACGACGAGCTCGGCGAACTCGACGCCGGTCTGCGCGCGGCAGAGCGCCTGCTGCGCCCGGGCGGACGCCTCGCGGTGGTCAGTTTCCACAGCCTCGAGGACCGCGCAGTCAAGCTGTTCCTCCGCAACCGCTCGGGAAGCGCTCCAGCGGGATCGCGGCATCTCCCAATGGCCGACGCCGGTCCGGCCCCGACCTTCATGGCACCGGCCAAGCCGGTCCGCCCGTCCGACGAAGAGAATAATCGCAACCCCCGGGCGCGGTCCGCGACGCTGCGCGCCGCCGTCCGCACCGCCGCCCCAGCATGGAGAGCCGCATGA
- a CDS encoding cysteine synthase A, which yields MVIPPTADVTALIGNTPLVKLRGPSARTGCTILGKAEFMNPGGSVKDRAALYIIRDAEARGTLAPGGTIVEGTAGNTGIGLAVVGNALGYRTIIVMPETQSAEKQATLRALGAELVLVPAAPYSSACHYVHQSRRIAEETLGAVWANQFDNIANRLAHIKTTAPEIWAQTGGAVDGFTCAVGTGGTLAGVALGLRAVAPNIAIALSDPEGAALYDWFAHGELRSEGSSVAEGIGQSRITANLEGLTVDAQFRIPDREAVPLLHELLEHEGLCLGLSSGINVAGAIRLAEHLGPGKTIVTILCDSGLRYLSTIYNPAWCAAKGLTPPPWLVGSTNA from the coding sequence ATGGTCATTCCCCCCACCGCCGATGTCACCGCGCTGATCGGCAATACCCCGCTGGTCAAGCTGCGCGGACCATCGGCGCGAACCGGTTGCACGATCCTCGGCAAGGCCGAATTCATGAACCCCGGCGGGTCGGTCAAGGATCGCGCCGCGCTCTATATTATCCGCGATGCCGAAGCGCGCGGGACGCTCGCGCCGGGCGGAACGATCGTTGAGGGGACCGCCGGCAATACCGGGATCGGGCTCGCGGTCGTCGGCAATGCGCTCGGCTACCGGACGATCATCGTCATGCCCGAGACGCAGAGCGCCGAAAAGCAGGCGACGTTGCGCGCACTTGGGGCCGAGCTCGTCCTCGTGCCCGCCGCGCCGTATTCGAGCGCGTGCCATTATGTCCACCAGTCGCGGCGGATCGCCGAGGAGACGCTGGGCGCAGTTTGGGCAAACCAATTCGACAACATCGCCAACCGCTTGGCGCATATCAAGACGACGGCGCCCGAGATTTGGGCGCAAACCGGGGGCGCGGTCGACGGCTTCACCTGCGCGGTCGGCACCGGTGGAACGCTCGCCGGGGTCGCGCTCGGCCTGCGCGCAGTCGCTCCGAACATCGCCATCGCGCTGAGCGATCCCGAAGGCGCGGCGCTGTACGATTGGTTCGCGCATGGCGAATTGCGTTCGGAAGGTAGCTCGGTTGCGGAGGGCATCGGTCAGAGCCGGATCACCGCGAATCTCGAGGGGCTGACCGTCGACGCACAGTTTCGCATTCCCGATCGCGAGGCCGTTCCACTGCTCCACGAGCTGCTCGAGCACGAAGGCCTTTGTCTGGGATTATCGTCGGGAATCAATGTCGCGGGGGCGATCCGGCTCGCCGAACATCTCGGTCCAGGCAAGACGATCGTCACCATCTTGTGCGATTCGGGGCTGCGCTATCTATCGACGATCTACAACCCGGCATGGTGTGCGGCGAAAGGCCTGACGCCGCCGCCGTGGCTCGTCGGCTCGACAAACGCATAA
- a CDS encoding 2OG-Fe(II) oxygenase, with translation MPILETTNLSTDVVALDKAQCITAGAALHERYAAADPFPHIVLDDFVDADVLRRLAAEWPETSPDRTYYDRSQERLKYEWQPHDVKTPGLRAFLAEMNAEPMVRFIESLTGIKKLIADPYYVGAGLHETKRGGHLGVHADFNIHKGMDLLRRVNLLIYLNDDWLPEWNGDLELWSTDMKERRLSVPPKLGRAVIFNTDLDSFHGVPDVIACPPERSRRSIALYYYTSPVDGLANVPKRTTVFRPRPGTADKPDREVARRHFVNDWVPPALLRALKRH, from the coding sequence ATGCCGATCCTCGAAACGACCAATCTGTCGACTGACGTCGTCGCGCTCGACAAGGCGCAATGCATCACGGCAGGTGCGGCGCTGCACGAGCGCTACGCCGCCGCCGACCCGTTCCCGCACATTGTCCTCGACGATTTTGTCGATGCCGACGTGCTTCGCCGCCTTGCCGCCGAATGGCCCGAGACCAGTCCCGACCGCACCTATTACGACCGGTCGCAGGAACGGCTGAAGTATGAATGGCAACCGCACGATGTGAAGACGCCGGGCCTGCGTGCGTTTCTCGCCGAGATGAACGCCGAGCCGATGGTCCGATTTATCGAGTCGCTGACCGGCATCAAGAAGCTGATCGCCGACCCCTATTATGTCGGTGCCGGACTCCACGAGACGAAGCGCGGCGGGCATCTCGGTGTCCATGCCGACTTCAACATCCACAAGGGAATGGACCTCCTGCGGCGGGTCAACCTGTTGATTTACCTCAACGACGACTGGCTGCCCGAATGGAATGGCGATCTCGAGCTGTGGTCGACCGACATGAAGGAGCGGCGGCTGTCGGTGCCGCCCAAGCTTGGCCGCGCAGTCATCTTCAACACCGACCTCGATAGCTTTCACGGCGTTCCCGACGTTATTGCCTGTCCACCCGAGCGGTCGCGGCGGTCGATCGCTCTGTATTATTACACGTCGCCCGTCGACGGGCTGGCCAATGTGCCGAAGCGAACGACGGTGTTTCGCCCGCGCCCGGGCACGGCCGACAAACCCGACCGCGAGGTCGCGCGCCGCCACTTCGTCAACGACTGGGTGCCCCCGGCGCTGTTGCGCGCGCTCAAGCGACACTAG
- a CDS encoding peptide ABC transporter substrate-binding protein: MSPRIVLLALLLAGCGAKDGDPGATLRADIVGHETSDTGAPRRAIVAATQVGLTSFDGAGQVVPGLASSWRIADNGLSVIFRLRPRAWPDGKPVTATDVVASFRRAAQPGSHNALRSLLLGFENGAEVLSGAKPVSTLGVGAPVDNVVEVRLAGAMPYLLALLAEPEFAVTRPGVRPPPLGPFRLADSDKVPVTLTRNPAAVPNPKVTLAGIALTPAENPGTAIARFARDRTDLVIGHGLAGFGDARLLAASNALHVEPSWAVYGYLANTTHGPLADVRVRRALSMAIDRDDLGSRLFGVALPPVLGLVPSLPSERVPALPDWAISAPAARLDLARQLLAAAGFSTTAPLTVTISLPDAREHTMVATEIAADWARIGVRTQTVTRPDVLHAQAIARGDYELALVERSGIDSPLAFLLPYTCAAKTAGYCNPAADTIVESAAATADPTAQAAALGLVEVAMIADTPFIPLFAPVRWALVARRVTGWTNNAAGHHPLALLGIEGGRSESR, from the coding sequence ATGTCGCCGCGCATCGTTCTCCTCGCACTGCTTCTCGCCGGTTGCGGCGCGAAGGATGGCGATCCCGGCGCGACATTGCGCGCCGATATCGTCGGCCACGAGACAAGTGATACCGGCGCGCCACGTCGTGCAATCGTCGCGGCGACGCAAGTCGGGCTGACGAGCTTCGACGGCGCGGGTCAGGTCGTGCCCGGTCTCGCATCGAGCTGGCGGATCGCCGACAACGGGCTCAGCGTCATTTTCCGACTGCGCCCGCGCGCATGGCCCGACGGCAAGCCAGTGACCGCGACCGACGTCGTCGCCTCGTTTCGCCGCGCCGCCCAGCCCGGAAGCCACAACGCATTGCGCTCGCTTTTGCTCGGTTTCGAGAACGGCGCCGAGGTGTTGTCGGGGGCTAAACCAGTGTCCACGTTGGGTGTCGGTGCGCCTGTGGATAACGTTGTCGAGGTCCGCCTCGCCGGGGCGATGCCGTACCTCCTCGCCTTGCTTGCCGAACCCGAGTTCGCGGTAACGCGGCCGGGCGTTCGGCCACCCCCATTGGGCCCGTTCCGCCTTGCCGATTCGGACAAGGTGCCTGTCACACTGACCCGCAACCCGGCAGCAGTGCCGAACCCGAAGGTGACGCTCGCCGGAATCGCACTGACTCCAGCCGAGAACCCGGGCACGGCGATCGCCCGCTTTGCTCGCGACCGCACCGATCTCGTTATCGGCCATGGCCTCGCCGGGTTCGGTGACGCCCGCCTGCTGGCGGCGTCGAATGCGCTTCACGTCGAGCCGTCGTGGGCGGTCTACGGCTATCTCGCCAATACGACGCACGGGCCGCTCGCCGACGTCCGCGTCCGCCGCGCCTTGTCGATGGCCATCGACCGCGACGACCTCGGCAGCCGCCTGTTCGGCGTGGCGCTTCCCCCCGTCCTCGGCCTCGTCCCGTCGCTGCCGAGCGAGCGCGTGCCCGCGTTGCCCGATTGGGCGATCAGCGCCCCCGCCGCGCGCCTCGACCTCGCACGGCAGTTGCTCGCGGCGGCGGGTTTTTCGACGACCGCCCCGCTGACCGTGACGATCAGCCTGCCCGATGCGCGCGAACACACTATGGTCGCGACCGAAATTGCCGCCGACTGGGCGCGGATCGGCGTCAGGACGCAAACCGTGACCCGGCCCGATGTACTGCACGCGCAGGCGATCGCGCGCGGCGATTATGAACTGGCACTGGTCGAGCGCTCGGGCATCGATTCGCCGCTGGCGTTCCTGCTGCCATACACCTGCGCCGCGAAGACCGCAGGCTATTGCAACCCGGCTGCCGACACGATCGTCGAGAGCGCCGCGGCGACCGCCGACCCCACGGCACAGGCGGCAGCGCTCGGGCTGGTCGAAGTCGCGATGATCGCCGACACACCGTTCATCCCGTTGTTCGCACCCGTCCGCTGGGCGCTAGTCGCGCGCCGGGTGACCGGCTGGACGAACAATGCGGCCGGGCACCATCCGCTCGCGCTGCTCGGGATCGAAGGCGGGCGGTCGGAGAGCCGTTAG
- a CDS encoding peptidoglycan D,D-transpeptidase FtsI family protein: MAALPRRTLPLAGQRQAALARARTRLMTCVLLFVAIAGILGLRLADLALLHERDTGGREAFAAPIPPRGDIFDRNGIELARTFDAVAVAVAPRKLIGDPHALAQSLAAILTDKTPGQIYFELTHPGAFRYIARRVLPEQAKRINDLGEPAITLEREPERLYPNADLAAHVIGYTDIDGHGKYGMERALDTRLTAPATRGKPVFLALDSRVQQALENELGAAMAEFTALGAAGIVMDVHTGEVIALASLPDFNPNAAGHASDNARFNRATLGVYELGSTFKTMTIAMSLNDGFIKSMDQKYDATAPIHIGRFTIHDDPDGHELRRWASVPDIFIHSSNIGTAHMAAELGATRQRAYLDALGFLSPVSGELMERGHTLYPASNNWGEIATMTVGFGHGIAVTPLHLATAYATVVNGGIFRPATMLKVEPGQAVPGKRIFKESTSDQMRALLRMVVLSGTGRKANAAGYRVGGKTGTAEKQQGGHYEKHVNISTFAAAFPMDAPRYVVIALLDAPHGTKKTGGYSTAGQVSAPIIEKIVTRIGPMLGVAPDMTHDIDVNGMLGLAASAPDKE, from the coding sequence ATGGCGGCGCTGCCGCGGCGAACGCTCCCGCTAGCCGGTCAACGGCAAGCGGCGCTCGCCCGCGCGCGGACGCGGCTGATGACGTGCGTCCTGCTGTTTGTTGCGATCGCCGGGATTCTCGGCCTGCGCCTCGCCGACCTTGCGCTGCTCCACGAGCGCGACACCGGCGGGCGTGAAGCCTTCGCGGCACCGATCCCGCCACGCGGCGACATCTTCGACCGCAACGGCATCGAGCTCGCGCGGACGTTCGACGCGGTCGCGGTCGCGGTCGCCCCGCGCAAGCTCATCGGTGACCCGCACGCGCTCGCGCAGTCGCTGGCGGCGATCCTGACCGACAAGACCCCGGGGCAAATCTACTTCGAGCTCACCCATCCGGGTGCATTCCGCTATATCGCGCGTCGTGTCCTGCCGGAGCAGGCGAAACGGATCAACGACCTCGGCGAACCCGCGATCACGCTCGAGCGCGAGCCCGAGCGGCTGTATCCCAATGCCGATCTCGCCGCGCATGTCATTGGCTACACCGATATCGACGGTCATGGTAAATACGGGATGGAGCGCGCGCTCGACACCCGCCTGACCGCGCCGGCGACACGCGGCAAGCCGGTCTTCCTCGCGCTCGACAGCCGCGTTCAGCAGGCGCTCGAAAACGAGCTCGGCGCGGCGATGGCCGAGTTCACCGCACTCGGCGCTGCCGGAATCGTCATGGACGTCCACACCGGCGAGGTCATCGCCCTTGCGTCGCTGCCCGATTTCAACCCCAACGCAGCCGGGCACGCCAGCGACAATGCACGCTTTAACCGGGCGACGCTGGGAGTGTATGAGCTCGGCTCGACCTTCAAGACGATGACGATCGCGATGTCGCTCAACGATGGTTTCATCAAGTCGATGGACCAGAAGTACGATGCGACCGCACCTATCCACATCGGCCGCTTCACAATTCACGACGACCCCGACGGTCACGAACTGCGTCGTTGGGCATCCGTACCGGACATCTTCATCCATTCGTCGAACATCGGCACCGCGCACATGGCGGCGGAACTGGGCGCGACCCGGCAGCGGGCCTATCTCGACGCGCTCGGCTTTTTGTCGCCGGTCAGCGGTGAGTTGATGGAGCGCGGGCACACGCTGTACCCGGCATCAAATAACTGGGGCGAGATCGCGACGATGACGGTCGGCTTTGGTCACGGCATCGCGGTGACCCCGCTGCATCTGGCGACGGCATATGCGACGGTCGTCAACGGCGGCATCTTCCGCCCGGCGACGATGCTGAAGGTCGAACCCGGCCAGGCGGTACCGGGCAAGCGCATCTTCAAGGAAAGCACCTCCGACCAGATGCGGGCACTGCTGCGGATGGTGGTTCTCTCGGGCACCGGGCGGAAGGCGAACGCCGCCGGTTACCGCGTCGGCGGCAAGACTGGAACCGCCGAAAAGCAACAGGGCGGGCACTACGAAAAGCACGTCAATATCTCGACCTTCGCAGCCGCCTTTCCGATGGATGCGCCGCGCTATGTCGTGATCGCGCTGCTGGACGCGCCGCACGGAACGAAGAAGACGGGGGGTTACTCGACCGCCGGACAGGTTTCGGCGCCGATCATCGAGAAGATCGTGACGCGGATCGGGCCGATGTTGGGGGTCGCGCCCGACATGACGCACGACATCGATGTAAACGGCATGCTCGGGCTGGCTGCCAGCGCGCCGGACAAGGAATAG
- the mraY gene encoding phospho-N-acetylmuramoyl-pentapeptide-transferase, with protein MIFILAKMAGFEGVLNLFRYITFRSGAAVMTALIIALWIGPRFILWLKGKQGKGQPIRSDGPASHLLTKKGTPTMGGLMILISMTVSTVLWMDVTDGFTWACLFVTLGFGAIGFMDDYDKVVKRSAKGVSGRIRLLLEFVIAGAAVWYIGTRDGHTLYLPFLKDAGLYLGFGYIIFGAFIVAGFGNAVNLTDGLDGLATMPVIIAALTLGVIAYVAGNIRFSDYLGIHHVPGSGELAVFVGALIGACLGFLWFNAPPAAVFMGDTGSLALGGALGTIAVVTNHEIVLLLIGGLFVLETVSVIVQVVSFKTTGKRVFKMAPLHHHYEQLGWSESTVVIRFWIVSLILALAGLSTLKLR; from the coding sequence ATGATCTTCATTCTGGCAAAGATGGCTGGGTTCGAGGGCGTCCTTAACCTGTTCCGCTACATCACCTTCCGCTCGGGCGCGGCGGTGATGACCGCGCTGATCATCGCGCTGTGGATCGGGCCGCGCTTCATCCTGTGGCTCAAGGGCAAGCAGGGCAAGGGCCAGCCGATCCGCAGTGACGGTCCCGCGTCGCACCTGCTGACCAAGAAAGGCACGCCGACGATGGGCGGGCTGATGATCCTGATTTCGATGACGGTATCGACCGTATTGTGGATGGACGTCACCGACGGCTTCACCTGGGCGTGCCTGTTCGTCACGCTCGGCTTCGGCGCGATCGGCTTCATGGACGACTATGACAAGGTGGTGAAACGCTCGGCCAAGGGTGTGTCGGGGCGGATCCGGCTGCTCCTCGAATTCGTCATCGCCGGGGCGGCGGTCTGGTACATCGGCACCCGCGATGGCCACACATTGTATCTGCCGTTCCTCAAGGACGCCGGGCTGTACCTCGGCTTCGGTTATATCATCTTCGGCGCGTTCATCGTCGCCGGGTTCGGCAATGCGGTCAATCTGACCGACGGGCTCGACGGGCTGGCGACGATGCCGGTGATCATCGCCGCACTGACCCTCGGCGTCATCGCCTATGTCGCGGGGAACATTCGCTTTTCCGATTATCTTGGCATCCACCATGTCCCCGGATCGGGCGAACTCGCGGTGTTCGTCGGGGCGCTGATCGGGGCGTGCCTCGGCTTCCTGTGGTTCAACGCGCCCCCGGCGGCGGTCTTCATGGGCGACACCGGAAGCCTCGCATTGGGCGGCGCGCTTGGAACGATCGCGGTCGTTACCAACCACGAGATCGTCCTGCTGCTGATTGGCGGGCTGTTCGTGCTCGAGACCGTCAGCGTCATCGTCCAGGTCGTCAGCTTCAAGACGACCGGCAAGCGCGTCTTCAAGATGGCGCCGCTGCACCACCACTATGAACAGCTCGGCTGGAGCGAGTCGACGGTGGTGATCCGCTTCTGGATCGTGTCGCTGATCCTCGCGCTCGCGGGCCTGTCGACGTTGAAGCTGCGGTGA
- a CDS encoding division/cell wall cluster transcriptional repressor MraZ: protein MNAIDAKQRVSVPSSFRDVIAARSETRAVILGPAERADCLVGYDQGYPAKARAELEARFAGDYSEARDDRFRATFGSAEKFPIDDTGRIILSAAMKDAGEIDRLALFWGMGDYFEIWNPQRFIARPGLDPRVVRMVRRLLDARGEA from the coding sequence TTGAACGCAATCGACGCGAAGCAGCGCGTGTCGGTTCCGTCGAGCTTCCGTGACGTCATCGCCGCACGCTCCGAAACGCGAGCCGTCATCCTTGGCCCCGCCGAACGCGCCGATTGCCTCGTCGGCTATGACCAGGGCTATCCGGCCAAGGCACGCGCCGAACTCGAAGCCCGTTTCGCCGGCGATTACAGCGAAGCTCGCGACGACCGCTTTCGCGCAACCTTCGGTTCGGCCGAAAAATTCCCGATCGACGACACCGGGCGGATCATCCTCTCGGCAGCGATGAAGGACGCCGGGGAGATTGACCGGCTCGCCTTGTTCTGGGGCATGGGCGACTATTTCGAGATCTGGAACCCGCAGCGTTTCATCGCGCGGCCCGGTCTCGACCCGCGCGTCGTTCGGATGGTCCGCCGCTTGCTCGATGCGCGGGGCGAGGCATGA